One genomic window of Panicum hallii strain FIL2 chromosome 6, PHallii_v3.1, whole genome shotgun sequence includes the following:
- the LOC112897026 gene encoding berberine bridge enzyme-like 18, with protein MARTPILALHLLVALCILSSARTSSSASSDVDGFIGCLSAGIPLSLIHTPAANSYSSLLMSSVRNLRYVLPGTTRPLLIVAATEPAHVQATVVCGRRHSVRIRTRSGGHDYEGLSYASVDPDQHFAVLDLAELRAISIDASRSEAWVGSGATLGELYYAAAAANQTFGFPAGNCPTVGVGGHLSGGGFGALSRKYGLSADNVIDAVVVDAEGRLLNRSTMGKDLFWAIRGGGGESFGVVLSWKVRLVAVPETVTVFSIRRLRNESAVDLITKWQAIAPALPRDLYLRVLVQNQQANFVALFLGRCGGLVDTMRGHFPDLGMTERDCQEMSWVKSTVFFFYNTADRPTEVLLDRRSANYYLKVKSDHVAEPIPRQALEGIWTKWLEQPEAALIMLDPYGGRMGSIPPSATPFPHRHYLYQFQFFSFWFENGTAALERRLSWVRGVYEDLTPFVSKNPRAVYVNYRDLDLGTNELEGNVTSYAKARVWGEKYFKGNFKRLAAVKSMVDPDDFFRNEQSIPPLPAAKG; from the coding sequence ATGGCAAGAACACCCATACTCGCCTTGCACCTTCTCGTAGCCCTTTGCATCCTCTCCAGCGCGAGAACATCCTCGTCAGCTTCCAGCGATGTCGATGGATTCATCGGCTGCCTCTCCGCGGGCATTCCGCTTTCCCTCATCCACACCCCAGCAGccaactcctattcctcgctCCTGATGTCCTCCGTCCGGAACCTCCGCTACGTCTTGCCGGGCACCACGAGGCCGCTCCTGATCGTTGCGGCCACCGAGCCCGCCCATGTGCAGGCCACCGTAGTCTGCGGCCGCCGCCACAGCGTCCGCATCCGCACGCGCAGCGGCGGGCACGACTACGAGGGCCTCTCCTACGCCTCCGTCGACCCCGACCAGCACTTCGCCGTGCTCGACCTCGCCGAGCTCCGCGCGATCAGCATCGACGCCTCAAGATCCGAGGCTTGGGTCGGGTCAGGCGCCACGCTCGGCGAGCTCTactacgccgccgccgccgccaaccaaACGTTCGGGTTCCCCGCGGGCAACTGCCCCAccgtcggcgtcggcggccaCCTGAGCGGCGGCGGGTTCGGCGCGCTGTCGCGCAAGTACGGCCTTTCCGCCGACAACGTCATCGACGCGGTCGTGGTGGACGCCGAGGGGAGGCTGCTGAACCGAAGCACCATGGGGAAGGACCTCTTCTGGGCcatccgcggcggcggcggcgagagctTCGGCGTCGTCCTGTCCTGGAAGGTGCGGCTGGTGGCCGTGCCGGAGACCGTCACCGTGTTCAGCATCCGCCGTCTGAGGAACGAGTCCGCCGTCGACCTCATCACCAAGTGGCAAGCGATCGCGCCGGCCCTCCCCAGGGACCTGTACCTCCGCGTGCTGGTGCAGAACCAGCAGGCGAACTTCGTCGCCCTGTTCCTCGGCCGGTGCGGCGGCCTCGTCGACACCATGCGCGGCCACTTCCCGGACCTCGGGATGACGGAGCGGGACTGCCAGGAGATGAGCTGGGTCAAGTCCACGGTCTTCTTCTTCTACAACACCGCCGACCGGCCGACCGAGGTGCTCCTGGACCGGCGCAGCGCCAACTACTACCTCAAGGTGAAGTCCGACCACGTGGCGGAGCCCATCCCCAGGCAGGCGCTGGAGGGCATCTGGACCAAGTGGCTCGAGCAGCCCGAGGCGGCGCTGATCATGCTCGACCCCTACGGCGGGCGGATGGGCAGCATCCCGCCGTCGGCGACGCCGTTCCCGCACCGGCACTACCTCTACCAGTTCCAGTTCTTCTCTTTCTGGTTCGAGAACGggacggcggcgctggagcggcggcTCAGCTGGGTGAGGGGGGTGTACGAGGACCTGACGCCGTTCGTGTCCAAGAACCCCAGGGCTGTGTACGTGAACTACAGGGACCTGGACCTCGGGACGAACGAGCTGGAGGGCAACGTGACCAGCTACGCCaaggctagggtttggggggAGAAGTACTTCAAAGGTAACTTCAAGAGGTTGGCGGCGGTGAAGAGCATGGTGGATCCTGACGATTTCTTCCGGAACGAGCAGAGCAtccctcctcttcctgctgccAAAGGGTAG
- the LOC112898344 gene encoding pentatricopeptide repeat-containing protein DOT4, chloroplastic-like: protein MTTPPLSTISTHHRAPPPWPPSKNATNPRMEIRCGVLAPPAGQALQTAAAAPGPRSTSCPPNRVPSSDVNLQIQRLCRAGDLAEAVRLLGSDGVDVRGYCAAIQLCGEERSLEAGRRAHAVVRASGGGTGGIGSVLGKRLVLMYLKCGDLGSARGAFDEMPPQVADVRVWTSLMSAYAKAGDFGEGVLLFRQMHCCGVGPDAHAVSCVLKCIASLGSIMDGEVVHGLLAKLGLGAECAVANALIALYSRCGWMEDAMQVFESMHPRDAISWNSMISGCFSNGWHGRAVDLFSKMWSEGLEISSVTMVSVLPACAELGYDLVGKVVHGYSVKSGLLWELQSLEGGIDDVLGSKLVFFCPELRKKCVDFFADEKNFKKAVLTDGFAQLVQKFPSILGELRVKVVGA from the exons ATGACGACGCCTCCGCTCTCCACCATTTCCACCCAccaccgcgccccgccgccatggccgccttCCAAGAACGCCACCAACCCACGGATGGAGATCCGGTGCGGCGTGCTCGCGCCGCCGGCCGGTCAAGCCCTGCAGACGGCCGCTGCTGCTCCAGGTCCAAGGAGCACCAGTTGCCCGCCCAACCGGGTCCCGAGCTCCGACGTGAACCTGCAAATTCAGCGCCTCTGTCGGGCGGGCGACCTCGCGGAGGCCGTGAGGCTGCTGGGCTCCGACGGCGTTGATGTGCGGGGCTACTGCGCGGCCATCCAGCTCTGCGGGGAGGAGAGGTCTCTGGAGGCTGGGAGGAGAGCGCATGCCGTGGTGCGCGCATCTGGTGGTGGAACGGGTGGGATTGGGAGCGTTCTCGGGAAGAGGCTAGTGCTAATGTACCTCAAATGCGGCGACCTGGGGAGTGCGAGAGGGGCGTTTGATGAAATGCCACCTCAGGTCGCCGATGTCCGTGTCTGGACTTCGCTGATGAGCGCGTACGCGAAGGCTGGTGACTTTGGAGAAGGCGTTCTGCTGTTTAGGCAGATGCACTGCTGTGGGGTTGGTCCGGATGCGCACGCCGTTTCCTGTGTTCTGAAGTGCATTGCCAGTTTGGGCAGCATCATGGACGGCGAGGTGGTTCATGGGTTACTTGCAAAGTTGGGTCTTGGGGCAGAATGTGCGGTTGCTAATGCTCTCATCGCGTTGTACTCAAGGTGTGGCTGGATGGAGGATGCGATGCAGGTATTTGAGAGTATGCATCCCAGAGATGCCATTTCTTGGAATTCCATGATTAGCGGTTGCTTTTCAAATGGATGGCATGGAAGGGCTGTTGATCTTTTCAGCAAAATGTGGTCTGAGGGTTTGGAGATCAGTTCGGTGACAATGGTCAGTGTTTTGCCTGCTTGTGCGGAGTTAGGCTATGATCTTGTTGGGAAAGTCGTGCATGGATACTCTGTGAAATCTGGATTGCTCTGGGAGCTTCAATCTTTAGAGGGAGGAATAGATGATGTTCTTGGATCCAAACTGGTATTCTT CTGCCCGGAGCTGAGGAAGAAGTGCGTCGACTTCTTTGCGGACgagaagaacttcaagaaggcCGTGCTGACCGATGGTTTTGCTCAGCTGGTGCAGAAGTTCCCGTCGATTCTCGGTGAGCTCAGGGTGAAGGTCGTCGGGGCATAG
- the LOC112897485 gene encoding lysine-specific demethylase JMJ30-like isoform X1, which yields MATGGGEKRAALLRRITEEGGFVFVASAEKAAAGDVRAAEAAREMAWEQLHSAPRDEVGDAWRDAYALACLHVAALRGAGGDDDRRAALQALDMGLIMGGGLLRAELEDAIARVVADRRGGRDGDCEAASAAGDVERWKEGIAGDQDLADVLKLLPVKSLSRKKIERRSCIPLEAFIRDYFICESPVILSGCIDHWPARTKWKDIKYLERIAGDRTIPVEVGKNYACTEWKQELITFSQFLERMWSSDSANLTYLAQHPLFDQLKELREDITVPEYCSAGGGELQSISAWFGPNGTLTPLHHDLHHNLFAQVLGRKYFRLYPASVSVELYPQTETMLSNTSQVDLDNFDEKEFPKAADLEFMDGILEEGDLLYIPPKWWHYMSYGADHLFYLAVDLTSVIIYDRALTANCTVHNKYSKHFW from the exons ATGGCCACCGGCGGCGGGGAGAAgcgggcggcgctgctgcggcgGATCACGGAGGAGGGCGGCTTCGTGTTCGTGGCGTCCGCGGAGAAGGCGGCCGCGGGGGACGTCcgcgcggccgaggcggcgcggGAGATGGCGTGGGAGCAGCTGCACTCGGCGCCCCGGGACGAGGTGGGCGACGCGTGGCGGGACGCCTACGCGCTCGCCTGCCTCCACGTGGCCGCCCTCCGCGGtgccggcggcgacgacgaccggcgcgCCGCGCTCCAGGCTCTCGACATGGGCCTCATCATGGGCGGGGGGCTCCTCCGCGCGGAGCTCGAGGACGCCATCGCCAGGGTCGTCGCcgaccgccgcggcggccgcgacggGGACTGTGAGGCGGCCTCCGCGGCGGGGGACGTGGAGAGGTGGAAGGAAGGGATCGCGGGGGACCAAGACCTTGCCGAT GTACTCAAACTTCTACCAGTGAAGTCCCTATCACGTAAGAAAATTGAGAGGCGATCATGCATTCCTTTGGAGGCATTTATACGTGATTACTTTATATGTGAGTCCCCTGTTATACTCAGTGGCTGCATTGATCATTGGCCTGCAAGGACAAAATGGAAGGACATAAAATACCTAGAGAGGATAGCTGGAGATCGTACTATTCCTGTTGAG GTTGGGAAAAATTATGCTTGTACTGAGTGGAAACAGGAGCTTATCACATTTTCTCAATTTCTTGAGAGGATGTGGTCGAGTGATTCAGCAAACCTGACATATCTAGCACAGCATCCATTGTTTGACCAG TTAAAGGAGCTCCGTGAAGACATTACAGTTCCTGAGTACTGTTCTGCTGGCGGTGGCGAACTCCAGTCAATTAGCGCTTGGTTCGGCCCTAATGGGACCCTGACCCCACTGCATCATGACCTACATCACAACCTTTTTGCTCAG GTTTTGGGAAGGAAATATTTTAGACTTTATCCTGCTTCTGTATCTGTGGAACTGTACCCTCAGACAGAGACAATGCTAAGCAATACTAGTCAG GTAGATCTTGACAACTTTGACGAAAAGGAATTCCCGAAGGCAGCAGATCTTGAATTCATGGATGGCATATTGGAGGAAGGTGACCTGCTTTACATTCCACCAAAATGGTGGCATTAC ATGAGCTATGGAGCAGATCATTTGTTTTACTTGGCTGTGGATTTAACTTCTGTAATTATTTATGATAGAGCACTAACTGCTAACTGTACTGTCCATAATAAGTACTCAAAACATTTTTGGTGA
- the LOC112897485 gene encoding lysine-specific demethylase JMJ30-like isoform X2: MATGGGEKRAALLRRITEEGGFVFVASAEKAAAGDVRAAEAAREMAWEQLHSAPRDEVGDAWRDAYALACLHVAALRGAGGDDDRRAALQALDMGLIMGGGLLRAELEDAIARVVADRRGGRDGDCEAASAAGDVERWKEGIAGDQDLADVLKLLPVKSLSRKKIERRSCIPLEAFIRDYFICESPVILSGCIDHWPARTKWKDIKYLERIAGDRTIPVEVGKNYACTEWKQELITFSQFLERMWSSDSANLTYLAQHPLFDQLKELREDITVPEYCSAGGGELQSISAWFGPNGTLTPLHHDLHHNLFAQVLGRKYFRLYPASVSVELYPQTETMLSNTSQVDLDNFDEKEFPKAADLEFMDGILEEDELWSRSFVLLGCGFNFCNYL, translated from the exons ATGGCCACCGGCGGCGGGGAGAAgcgggcggcgctgctgcggcgGATCACGGAGGAGGGCGGCTTCGTGTTCGTGGCGTCCGCGGAGAAGGCGGCCGCGGGGGACGTCcgcgcggccgaggcggcgcggGAGATGGCGTGGGAGCAGCTGCACTCGGCGCCCCGGGACGAGGTGGGCGACGCGTGGCGGGACGCCTACGCGCTCGCCTGCCTCCACGTGGCCGCCCTCCGCGGtgccggcggcgacgacgaccggcgcgCCGCGCTCCAGGCTCTCGACATGGGCCTCATCATGGGCGGGGGGCTCCTCCGCGCGGAGCTCGAGGACGCCATCGCCAGGGTCGTCGCcgaccgccgcggcggccgcgacggGGACTGTGAGGCGGCCTCCGCGGCGGGGGACGTGGAGAGGTGGAAGGAAGGGATCGCGGGGGACCAAGACCTTGCCGAT GTACTCAAACTTCTACCAGTGAAGTCCCTATCACGTAAGAAAATTGAGAGGCGATCATGCATTCCTTTGGAGGCATTTATACGTGATTACTTTATATGTGAGTCCCCTGTTATACTCAGTGGCTGCATTGATCATTGGCCTGCAAGGACAAAATGGAAGGACATAAAATACCTAGAGAGGATAGCTGGAGATCGTACTATTCCTGTTGAG GTTGGGAAAAATTATGCTTGTACTGAGTGGAAACAGGAGCTTATCACATTTTCTCAATTTCTTGAGAGGATGTGGTCGAGTGATTCAGCAAACCTGACATATCTAGCACAGCATCCATTGTTTGACCAG TTAAAGGAGCTCCGTGAAGACATTACAGTTCCTGAGTACTGTTCTGCTGGCGGTGGCGAACTCCAGTCAATTAGCGCTTGGTTCGGCCCTAATGGGACCCTGACCCCACTGCATCATGACCTACATCACAACCTTTTTGCTCAG GTTTTGGGAAGGAAATATTTTAGACTTTATCCTGCTTCTGTATCTGTGGAACTGTACCCTCAGACAGAGACAATGCTAAGCAATACTAGTCAG GTAGATCTTGACAACTTTGACGAAAAGGAATTCCCGAAGGCAGCAGATCTTGAATTCATGGATGGCATATTGGAGGAAG ATGAGCTATGGAGCAGATCATTTGTTTTACTTGGCTGTGGATTTAACTTCTGTAATTATTTATGA